A DNA window from Naumovozyma dairenensis CBS 421 chromosome 7, complete genome contains the following coding sequences:
- the PHS1 gene encoding enoyl-CoA hydratase PHS1 (similar to Saccharomyces cerevisiae PHS1 (YJL097W); ancestral locus Anc_1.269): MGKKFASVFSPLALYNLISALGWSFIFLNVIFGYPKVGQPSFFLVTKDLVTYIQCGALIEILNSLLGIVRSPLLTTAAQVFSRLLVVIGVFQLLPQTPATKSIAYVTLLLAWSITEIVRYLYYFFMLVRKNGAPKFLVWLRYNLFLVLYPTGVASELFVIYSSLPIAEVSYSILFKRVLQISMLTYIPGLPMLFLHMLAQRKKVMRSWKNDAKKQS; encoded by the coding sequence ATGGGTAAAAAATTTGCATCTGTGTTTTCGCCATTGGCGCTATACAATCTAATTTCAGCACTTGGCTGGagttttattttccttAACGTGATTTTTGGATATCCAAAGGTAGGTCAGCCATCATTTTTTCTAGTTACTAAGGATTTAGTTACTTATATTCAATGCGGCGcattaattgaaatattaaattcattattggGAATTGTTCGCTCTCCATTATTAACTACAGCAGCCCAAGTTTTCTCAAGGTTGTTAGTAGTTATCGGTGTCTTCCAACTTTTGCCTCAAACACCAGCTACCAAATCGATTGCTTATGTTACATTATTGTTAGCATGGTCCATTACCGAAATTGTTAGGTACTTGTACTATTTCTTCATGCTAGTGCGCAAGAATGGTGCTCCAAAATTTTTGGTATGGTTAAGatataatcttttcttAGTTTTGTACCCAACTGGTGTTGCTAGTGAGTTGTTCGTCATTTATTCTTCTCTACCAATAGCTGAGGTATCATATTCTATACTTTTCAAGAGGGTTTTACAGATTTCTATGTTGACTTATATTCCAGGATTGCCAATGCTTTTCCTTCACATGCTTGCgcaaagaaagaaagtCATGAGATCATGGAAGAATGACGCTAAAAAGCAATCCTAA
- the CHS6 gene encoding Chs6p (similar to Saccharomyces cerevisiae CHS6 (YJL099W) and BCH2 (YKR027W); ancestral locus Anc_1.267): protein MNFLWGSKSKKAAKDDKPEERTKDNENPSTITTSTEQNGQPREIQESEATLKEAAEQDVPEKQQQEQKQTNETNQGTMSAVTSIKVQEEPTSVANAKIHYQLLDFPRSLEHEYGETLANRVELLKELSSHETLGIGPADLVHITFFDKKSHNDEVGQFFHLTGLDAFDEKTILDFLKMIKSNLDNESKRKHTGNYILTYCCVNIFSKFEIRVRLNEDNTSKTSVLSCVDGTTNISMDEYLWKETFVSCCIRSLLFNIDTERKFPGLVQYPMAIENENENDLCLFSSKRIVSLLCEFLPRCLESGWDTSQSIHPTVVHNYLTESLLLYLSIIPGKLVEFTLATLQELTLSDKDHELYYKIAMVLIIDQQGEMESRLIMLLNETLNEFLPLADSMPPRDINSFQLLNSISCLLNLQAKFLISRKDYELAVSVAKTSTELSLDLFDSWYYLAETYIALGEYKKALVAINSMPILNSVDKNKHDLIQHVPISSYYKRPLSDTNDTFDVDSHEAKLISSNIKTVKEKDLRNFIFGRTLLIHESKKGCIEEFWDTLCLELGPIYGPQGCNLINFVSPEEAGSISDLELLARNSVANKLSLFELKVYKLLATMLSKITWNGLLDLRNEIFIMKNEFENNEEIFKSTKGVIPISMREKRICEQWLDQLFLNFYQDLKLCNSYMENIKQERSGLEWELLGLTLLRICNESKAVACLQTSIMARFDPVSCEKLFQLYLDDDCSVFSHLNADTLLELLTRKIPFDSRFYDSMQILNYKVLYKLMNVMGTDVIRSKVMALRYAEDGIGATVNNMITWIGKLCLQE, encoded by the coding sequence ATACAGGAATCGGAAGCCACTCTTAAAGAAGCAGCAGAACAAGATGTTCCagaaaaacaacaacaagaacagaAACAAACAAACGAGACAAATCAAGGAACTATGTCAGCAGTGACTTCGATTAAAGTCCAAGAAGAACCAACTAGTGTAGCGAACGCGAAGATTCATTACCAATTACTAGATTTTCCACGGTCTCTGGAACATGAATACGGCGAAACATTGGCCAACAGGGTAGAACTTCTTAAGGAATTATCCTCTCATGAAACTTTGGGGATTGGCCCAGCTGATCTTGTCCATATTACTTTCTTCGATAAGAAATCACATAATGATGAAGTGGGTCAATTTTTCCACCTTACAGGGTTAGATGCCTTTGACGAAAAGACCATTTTGGATTTCTTGAAGATGattaaatcaaatttaGATAATGAGAGTAAAAGGAAACACACTGGGAATTACATCTTAACTTATTGTTGTGTTAACATCTTTAGCAAATTTGAGATAAGGGTTAGGTTAAATGAAGACAATACCTCTAAAACCAGTGTGCTCAGCTGCGTAGATGGAACAACTAATATTTCAATGGATGAATACCTTTGGAAAGAAACTTTCGTCAGTTGTTGTATTAGAAGTCTACTATTTAATATCGATacagaaagaaaatttccAGGATTAGTTCAGTATCCAATGGCtatagaaaatgaaaatgaaaatgatctTTGTTTGTTTAGTTCCAAAAGAATCgtatcattattatgtGAATTTCTACCAAGGTGCTTGGAAAGTGGATGGGATACTTCTCAAAGTATTCACCCGACCGTTGTGCATAATTATTTGACAGAATCTTTGTTACTTTACCTTTCCATTATTCCTGGGAAATTGGTCGAATTCACCCTGGCTACTTTGCAAGAATTGACATTAAGTGATAAGGATCATGAATTATATTACAAGATTGCTATGGTCCTTATAATAGATCAACAAGGTGAGATGGAGTCAAGATTAATAAtgttattgaatgaaaCATTAAATGAATTCCTTCCATTAGCTGACTCAATGCCACCACGTGAtattaattctttccaACTGTTAAACAGTATATCCTGCTTATTAAATTTACAAGCAAAATTTTTAATCAGTAGAAAGGATTACGAATTAGCCGTGTCAGTTGCCAAAACCTCCACagaattatcattagattTATTCGACTCATGGTATTATCTCGCTGAAACATACATTGCTTTAGGTGAATACAAAAAGGCATTAGTTGCAATAAACTCCATGCCAATATTAAATTCtgttgataaaaataaacatgaTCTAATTCAGCATGTCCCAATAAGTTCATACTATAAGAGACCATTATCTGATACAAACGATACATTCGATGTGGATTCTCATGAAGCAAAACTTATTTCAAGTAATATAAAGACCGTCAAGGAAAAAGATTTACGtaatttcatatttggCCGTACTTTACTTATTCATGAATCGAAGAAAGGTTgcattgaagaattttgGGATACTCTATGCTTAGAATTGGGTCCTATTTACGGACCACAAGGTTGtaatttaatcaatttcGTATCTCCAGAAGAAGCTGGTTCCATAAGTGACTTAGAACTACTTGCCCGAAATTCTGTTGCCAACAAATTAAGTCtctttgaattgaaagTCTACAAATTATTAGCTACTATGCTTTCCAAGATAACTTGGAATGGTTTATTAGatttaagaaatgaaattttcattatgaAGAATGagtttgaaaataatgaagaaatatttaaatcCACAAAAGGTGTTATTCCAATTTCAATGCGCGAAAAGAGAATTTGTGAACAATGGTTAGAtcaattatttttgaatttttatcaggatttgaaattatgCAATAGTTATatggaaaatatcaaaCAAGAACGTTCTGGTCTTGAATGGGAACTTCTTGGTTTGACTTTATTAAGAATCTGTAACGAAAGTAAAGCTGTGGCATGTTTACAAACAAGTATCATGGCCAGGTTCGATCCTGTCAGTTGTGAAAAACTATTCCAATTGTATTTGGATGATGATTGTAGTGTCTTTTCTCATTTAAATGCAGATACATTACTTGAATTACTGACAAGGAAAATTCCCTTTGATTCTAGATTTTATGACTCAATGCAAATCCTAAATTACAAAGTACTGTACAAATTAATGAACGTTATGGGGACCGACGTAATAAGAAGTAAAGTTATGGCGTTAAGATATGCGGAAGACGGGATTGGTGCTACTGTAAACAATATGATTACATGGATTGGAAAGCTCTGTCTCcaagaatga
- the MRPL49 gene encoding mitochondrial 54S ribosomal protein bL21m (similar to Saccharomyces cerevisiae MRPL49 (YJL096W); ancestral locus Anc_1.270), with the protein MFLRSFSLWKISTSKVFTPSSLILRRSISIPATNIPDTRDQIISNDEAPTTNIPDLTPLKLTNELYATVKVHERPYVVTKGDRLILPFKVKQAAVGDILTLNNVTAIGSRNYKLVGHPIDPSLYTIRATVLEKTKRAFQVREVTKRRNRRVRHATTKGDLTILRISELTLN; encoded by the coding sequence ATGTTCTTAAGGAGTTTTTctctttggaaaatatcGACTTCGAAAGTTTTCACTCCAAGCTCTTTAATTCTTCGTAGGTCAATATCAATTCCAGCAACAAATATACCAGACACAAGGGACCAGataatatcaaatgatGAGGCTCCGACAACGAATATCCCAGATCTAACTCCATTAAAGCTAACCAATGAATTATATGCTACTGTAAAAGTTCATGAAAGACCCTATGTCGTCACCAAAGGGGACAGACTCATATTACCTTTCAAAGTGAAACAAGCTGCTGTCGGAGATATCTTGACACTAAACAATGTCACAGCAATTGGATCCAGGAATTATAAACTTGTAGGTCATCCCATTGATCCATCGTTATATACAATAAGAGCTACAGTACTCGAGAAGACGAAACGTGCGTTCCAAGTTAGAGAAGTTACAAAGAGAAGAAATAGAAGAGTTCGTCATGCTACAACTAAAGGTGATTTAACTATTTTAAGAATCTCGGAACTAACTTTAAATTAA
- the SAP185 gene encoding Sap185p (similar to Saccharomyces cerevisiae SAP185 (YJL098W) and SAP190 (YKR028W); ancestral locus Anc_1.268), which yields MSGSFWKFGQDYSNESSISKILDRAFIKIEKPLKKESSDTLDDTNNDEEKLEADESLPNSEAGFKNYKPNLEILDELLDDEELYTELMCSNFKLLIYIKYPEVLLRLLDYVKFDEHVKDEENPSDNGDSESDDDNESDGFPKEEESDDRNDSDGTVSEVSEDNSVTLPVVMEEQVEVQRAHVAAEVLSAEVWAISSAIMEQEEFLEKLWSIMDHSVPLSIETSTYFMKINERLLDMDITGMVSFILGQENLVDRFLNHIDNPPLLDFLLKVISSDKPDAPTGVIECVKSQNLIPRLIDCLSNEHDASIQTAAADFLKAFVTISGNCNNEIASGIGPNELTRQLVSRDIMEKLINNMLDGGTALSNSVGIIIELIRKNNSDYDFVQVLYTTLETHPPSDKDPIYLGPLITLFAEYMPKFTKLLRDTNSTMLRTSFGNIEPLGFERFKVCELIAELLHCSNMSLLNELKAESIINERDAERVRLLSLAKDSEGTTPVNNNDIDIEDISVTEKLNSLDLKTDDNDEVSSAADGSVTKVASEEGDTDVEVLEGDVIDDSEELEKQIRDYPTPGDLLKMSLYDTKIVTDILNMFFSFPWNNFLHNVVFDIIQQIFNGPLKTGYNVFLLKDLLVNIKISKLIIEGDKKSSLYEEKTDFRLGYMGHLTLIGEEILKLAAYIEETKISFSNTDIMDALNNTEWINYADTTLADTREKYETPLGECVDEILGFENQEGEDGTSFDSVEISPELLGNDVEEYYTENNGDDEDYNIEFNNSSMLNSFHQSSEFGDDDDEDDEREVVGYDDEDPGNYDPYNDDTGTRYYEYTDPDGTTTKLNFSLNNIEHEPSDFTKMKPYGTKLDDHANKKDKRDKSGQSVAKPFSWKNIRTQAVPAEPEIHDEDIFQHQFEHDCLNDDDNDAYLDPNDDGQSYSKLNNPLYSDMMDLHSLQRTKGLYYSRSLPLDDSEPEEETIDEEEAEEDNFSDDSDFGLEDDLGNDIYGNGKDDGNDIYSLCRTTSKDNLSWDEDEQERLEGMVNYTNRWKDHSN from the coding sequence ATGTCGGGATCTTTTTGGAAGTTTGGACAGGattattcaaatgaatCATCGATATCTAAAATATTAGACAGGGCgtttattaaaattgaaaaaccattaaaaaaagaatcATCTGATACATTAGATGACAccaataatgatgaagaaaaattagaagCGGATGAATCACTTCCTAATTCGGAAGCTGGCTTCAAAAACTACAAACcaaatttagaaatattagatgaattgttagatgatgaagaactGTATACAGAATTAATGTGCTCCAATTTCAAACTActgatatatataaagtatCCAGAGGTCTTATTGCGATTGTTAGACTATGTAAAATTTGATGAACATGtgaaagatgaagaaaatccTAGTGATAACGGTGACTCGGAGAgcgatgatgataatgagtCTGACGGATTTcctaaagaagaagaaagtgaCGACCGAAATGATTCTGATGGAACAGTATCCGAAGTATCAGAAGATAATAGTGTGACTTTGCCAGTAGTAATGGAAGAACAAGTCGAAGTGCAAAGAGCACATGTAGCTGCGGAGGTTTTATCTGCTGAAGTATGGGCTATTTCCTCGGCTATTAtggaacaagaagaatttttggaaaaattatgGTCAATTATGGATCATTCAGTTCCATTATCTATCGAGACTTCAACTTACtttatgaaaataaatgaaagGCTGTTGGATATGGATATTACTGGAATGGTATCATTTATTCTAGGGCAAGAAAATTTAGTTGATCGCTTCCTAAACCATATAGATAACCCACCGTTATTAGATTTCCTCTTGAAGGTGATTTCCTCTGATAAACCCGATGCTCCTACAGGTGTAATTGAATGTGTGAAATCCCAGAATTTAATACCGAGATTAATCGATTGTCTTTCAAATGAACATGATGCTTCCATACAAACAGCCGCTGCAGACTTCTTAAAGGCATTTGTTACTATAAGTGGGaattgtaataatgaaatcGCATCTGGTATTGGACCAAACGAACTAACGCGTCAATTAGTGTCTAGAGATATCATGGAAAAGTTAATTAACAACATGTTAGATGGTGGCACGGCGTTAAGCAACAGTGTAggtattattatcgaactgataagaaaaaacaacTCAGATTATGATTTTGTTCAAGTTCTTTATACAACTTTAGAAACACATCCACCAAGTGATAAAGATCCAATTTATTTAGGTCCATTGATAACATTATTTGCAGAATATATGCCTAAATTTACGAAATTATTAAGAGATACTAATTCAACTATGTTAAGAACATCATTTGGTAATATTGAACCGTTAGGGTTTGAAAGATTCAAGGTGTGTGAATTGATAGCTGAATTATTACATTGTTCCAATATGAGTCTTCTCAACGAATTGAAAGCTGAGtctattattaatgaaaggGACGCTGAAAGAGTTCGATTGTTATCCTTAGCAAAGGATTCTGAAGGAACGACCCCTGttaacaataatgatattgatatagAAGATATCAGTGTAacagaaaaattaaattccCTCGATTTGAAAACGGACGACAATGATGAAGTTTCTTCCGCTGCCGATGGATCAGTGACTAAAGTGGCTTCAGAGGAAGGTGATACCGATGTTGAGGTACTAGAAGGAGATGTTATTGATGATTCAGAAGAGCTGGAAAAACAAATACGTGACTATCCAACTCCTGGGGACTTGTTAAAGATGTCTCTATATGATACAAAGATTGTTACAGATATACTGAACATGTTCTTCAGTTTTCCCTGGAATAACTTTCTTCATAATGTTGTTTTCGATATTATCCAGCAAATATTTAATGGCCCCTTGAAGACAGGTTATAatgtatttcttttaaaagatttattagTAAACATCAAAATTAGCAAACTGATAATAGAAGGTGATAAAAAAAGCTCACTTTATGAAGAGAAGACCGATTTTAGGCTAGGTTATATGGGTCATTTGACGTTGATCGGtgaagaaatattgaaattggcagcatatattgaagaaacaaagaTATCTTTCAGCAATACTGATATAATGGATGCATTAAACAACACAGAATGGATAAACTATGCAGATACGACACTTGCAGACACTCgagaaaaatatgaaactCCTTTAGGGGAATGCGTTGATGAAATTCTTGGCTTTGAAAATCAAGAAGGAGAGGATGGTACATCATTTGACTCAGTAGAGATATCACCGGAATTATTAGGTAATGATGTTGAAGAATACTATACGGAGAATAATGGAGATGACGAGGATTATAATATCGAATTTAACAATTCTTCTATGTTAAATAGTTTCCATCAATCGTCTGAATTTGGtgacgatgacgatgaagacGATGAACGAGAAGTAGTTGgttatgatgatgaagatccAGGGAATTATGACCCttataatgatgataccGGTACTCGATACTATGAGTATACTGATCCTGATGGAACTACaacaaaattaaatttttcattaaacaATATAGAACATGAACCTTCTGATTTTACCAAGATGAAACCATACGGGACAAAATTAGATGATCATGCTAATAAGAAAGATAAGAGGGATAAGAGTGGTCAATCTGTAGCCAAACCATTTTCCTGGAAAAACATACGAACTCAAGCGGTTCCTGCGGAACCAGAAATACATGATGAAGACATATTTCAACATCAATTTGAGCATGACTGcttaaatgatgatgataacgaTGCTTATCTAGATcctaatgatgatggtCAATCGTACTCTAAGTTGAATAATCCGTTATATAGTGATATGATGGATCTTCATTCATTGCAACGAACTAAGGGCCTATATTATTCCAGATCACTACCGCTAGATGACAGCGAACCAGAGGAAGAAactattgatgaagaagaagcagaagaGGATAACTTCAGTGATGACAGTGATTTTGGATTAGAAGACGACCTAGGAAACGACATTTATGGTAATGGCAAAGACGATGGGAAcgatatatattcattatgCCGGACGACAAGTAAAGACAATCTCTCATGGGACGaagatgaacaagaaagGCTGGAAGGTATGGTTAACTATACCAATCGATGGAAAGATCATAgcaattaa